GCCGGCGGCACTGGAAGCACTGCACATCGGGGGAGTGGCCGTCATCGAGTCCTACCAGTCGCTGGAGGACACGATCGTGAAGAAGACCTTCCGGACGGCCACGACCTCCTCGGCACCGCCGGACCTGCCGGTCGTGCCCGAGGAGCACCAGCCTTGGCTGAAGGAGATCATCCGGGGCGCCGAGATGGCTGACGAGAACGAAGCAGAGAGCAATCCGCGGGCGGCGAGCGTCCGGCTGCGGGCAGTGCAGAAGATCAGGGAGGCACGATCGTGAGGAATTCCCAGGCGGCCGCAGGTCAGCCCCACTTCACCGAACGCTCCCGCCGGCCCGACGAAGCCGGTGGTCAGCAGGGCGGAGCGAAGCTGCGGCTGCTCAAGTTCGAGCTGCCGAAGTCCCGTTTGCCCTTCTCGATGCTGTGTGTGGGGATCCTCCTCACCACCCTCGTGGCCGTGCTGCTGCTCAACATCTTCGTGGCCAACACCTCCTATAAGGTCGACCAGCTGACGAGTCAGAAGGAAGCCCTGGCCGAACAGAAGGACCGCCTCGTCGAGGACAACTCGTACCGCGAGTCCCCGCAGAACATCTCCCTAGCCGCCGAGGAGCTCGGCCTCGTCCGCGATTCCTCACCGGAATTCCTCGATGCGAAGACCGGGAAGATCATCGATGCGCCGGGAATCGACGTCAGCGGTGAGAAAGAGCCCACAGTCGTGCCCGGCCCGCGTGCCGATACACGTGATGACCTCCGACCCAATCTACGATCGGATGAGAAGCTCCCGGTCGTCGGGGGCAGCCCGAGCCAGGACGTGGCGGCTCCCAGCCAGGAGGCGCCGAAATAGTCCGAGCTCACCGGGACCAGGGAACGGCCTGACCGAAACATTCGCCGACCACACCAAGGACCGAGGACGGAGCAATGGGCTCAGCCAAGACCCGACTGAAGAGGAAACGCAAGGGCGACGGCCCCAATCTGCGTTGGCGGATGGGTATCATCGCCGCGGTGTCGGTCCTCGCTCTGCTCATCACCTCAGGTCGGCTCGTGTCGATCCAGGGCATGGATTCGATGAAGCTCGCGGAGAAGGCGCTGTCGAACCGACTCGTCACTCAGACCCTGCCGGCCGATCGCGGACAGATCCTGGCCTCCGACGGCACTGTGCTCGCCGACAGCGTCTCCCGCTACCAGCTCGTCGTCGATCAGCAGAACGTCGCCCAGTACGAAGTCGACGGCAAACTCGTCGGTGCGTGGGGTGCGGCCGAGGCCCTGTCGAAGCCGCTCAACACCGACCCGGGTCTGCTCTACCCCAAGCTCGTCGGTGAGAAGCGCTGGAACCCCGTCGCCAAGGGACTGACCTCGGAGACCTGGCGTGAGGTGAAGAAACTCGACGTCCTCGGCGTCTCCGCTGAGGAGTACTCTGTGCGTTCCTACCCGGCCGGCGGAGTCGCCGGCAACCTCGTCGGCTTCCTCAGCTCCGACGGCACGGCCCAAGCCGGACTGGAGAAGGCCTATGACGAACAGCTGTCGGGCACGGACGGTCAGCAGCAGTACGAACGCGGTGCACGCGGAGAGATCATCCCCCTCGGCGACAACAATATGAAGGACGCCGTCGACGGTCAGGGACTGCAGACGACTATCGATCCCGCGATGCAGTACTACGCTCAGCAGGCGATCGAAGAGCAGCGGAGGAAGCACAAAGCCGAGTCCGCGTCGATCGTCATCAAAGAGGTCAAGACCGGACGCATCATCACCGCCGCAGATGCTCCCACGGTCGATCCGAACTCTCCGGGCAAAGTCGACGGCCCCGACCGCGGTTCGCGCATCTTCACCGACATGTTCGAGCCCGGTTCGACCGCGAAGATGGTCACGGCCGCAGCCCTGCTCGACAAGGGACTCGTCACTCCAGAGCAGGAGTTCACCGTCCCGGACAAGTGGAAGGCGCCGAACGGCGAAGAGTTCCGCGACTCCCACGAGCACCCCGACGAGAAGCTCACCTTCGCCGGTATCCTCGCCGAATCCTCGAATACCGGCACCGTGCTGGCCGGCAAGGAACTCACCGAGGCTCAGCGCTACGAATACATGAAGAAGTTCGGCTTCGGCTCGAAGTCCGGCATCGGCTTCCCCGCCGAGACCTCGGGCATCCTGCACCCGTACGAGGAATGGGACGGACGCACGAAGTACACCGTGATGTTCGGTCAGGGTGTGGCGGCGAACGCTGTCCAGACCACCGACGTCATCTCCACCATCGCCAACGGAGGAGTCCACGTCCCCTCTCGATTGGTCGACGGAATGGTCTCACCGAAGGGACGCGCCGTCTCTACTCCCGCCGGAGAGAAACAGCGCGTCGTCAGTGAGAAGGCAGCCGACGAGACCCTGCGGATGCTCGAGGGCGTCGTCGCCGAGGGCACAGGCAAGTCCGCCCAGGTCTCAGGCTACCGAGTCGCAGGGAAGACCGGTACCGCGCAGGCACCGGCCGCCGAAGGCGGAGGCTATGACGGATACACCGCCTCCTTCGTCGGCGTCCTGCCCGCCGAAGATCCCGAGCTCGCGATCTCCGTGACTTTGCAGAGGCCTCGCAACGGCTACTACGGTGGACAGGCCGCAGCTCCCGTCTTCTCCGACGTCGCGGGCTTCGCGATGCGGCATCTGAAGATCCCCCCGTCGACGCAGAAGCCCGACCTACCCGCTCGAGAATGGAAATGATGCGTTTTTCACAGCTGCTGCCGATCGCACCCGGCACCCTCCACGGTGACCCCGAGACAGAGGTCACCGGAGTCTCCCATGACTCTCGAGCGGTCTCACCCGGTCAGCTCTACGCGGCCCTGCCGGGCGCGAACGTCCACGGTGCGAAATTCGCCCCCGACCTGATCCGTGCCGGGGTGAACGCAGTGCTCACCGACGACGCCGGCTGGCAGCTCATCACCGAAACACTGAGCGCGGACGAATCCGACAGGCAGCTCCTCTCCGGAGTCACCGCGCTCATCGTCGAGGCGCCCCGTGCCGTGCTCGGGTTCGTCTCCGCAGCCGTCTACGGGACCGCCTCGGTGCCGGAGCTCATCGGAGTCACCGGTACGAACGGGAAGACGACGACGACCTACCTGGCCGACGGGATGCTCGCAGCACTCGGCCACCGCACCGCCGTCATCGGCACGGTTGCGATCCTCATCGCCGGCGACACCGTGCCCAGTGTGCGCACGACACCGGAAGCTCCCGAACTGCACGCTCTGTTTGCGAAGATGCGCGCGGCCGAAGTCGACACCTGCTCGATGGAGGTCTCCTCCCACGCGCTCAGCCAGCACCGCGTCGACGGGGCGCACTTCGCCGTCGCCGGGTTCACGAACCTGTCACAGGACCACCTCGACTTCCACAACACGATGGAGGAGTACTTCGAGGCGAAGGCCCTGCTGTTCACTCGCACGTTCGCCGATAGGGCCGTCATCGTCATCGAAGACGAATGGGGCGAGCGGATGACCGAGGCCGCGCAGGTGCCTGCGCGCACCTTGGGCCGCGACGATCGCAGCCAATGGCGCATCGAACACACCCCCGGCGAAGCGGAGTTCGTGCTCCACCTCGACGACGGGCAGAGCATCCGGCTGCGCTCACCGCTGCCCGGCGACTTCAACGTCACGAACACGGCTCTGGCGGCCTCGATGCTCATCGAATCCGGGATCCCGGCAACAGAGATCGACGCGATCGGCCGCAGCTTCGTGGCCACGGTGCCCGGGAGGATGGAGATCATCGATGTCTCCGGACCGCGGGCGCTCGAGGAATCGCACCCGGAGATCCTGCCGCGGGCCATCGTCGACTATTCGCACACGCCCGACGCGATCGCGAAGGCATTGGCGACTCTGCACGCGGACTCCGATGAGCTCATCGTCGTCTTCGGCGCCGGAGGTGACCGTGACCGCGGCAAGCGCTTCGGGATGGGGCAGGCGGCTGCCCGTGAGGCTGATGTGATCGTTCTCACCGACGACAATCCGCGCACCGAGGATCCCGACACGATCCGCGCTGCCATCAGGCAGGGGATTGACGCCGAGGTGGATGCGGGTCGGGCACGTGTGAAGAAGATCATCGAGGTCCCCGATCGCGGTGCCGCCATCGATGAAGCGATTGCCGAAGCTGACCCCCGCGCGACCGTGCTGATAGCGGGCAAGGGGCATGAGACAGGCCAGACCGTGGGCACCACGGTCACCGATTTCGACGACCGGGCCAGGACACGCTCAGCGCTGTCCATGCGACTGGGCGGCGCACAACCAGGTAAAGTTCACAGATGATATGAAGCGACTGACTGCAGCCGAAATCGCAACCGCCCTGAGCGGCGAGTTGTACGGCATCGACCCCGAGACCCCATTGACCGCCGGTGTGGTGACCGACTCGAGAGAAGTCGGACCCGGCGATATCTACGTCGCCCGCCGAGGCGAGAGCTTCGACGGCATCGAATTCGCCGCCGCCGCCGTCGAGGCGGGAGCGGCCCTGATCATCGGCGAATCCGTCCCCACCATCGACGACGAACCGCTGCCGGTCGTCGTCGTCGCCGATGCCACCGAAGCGCTCGGCCAGCTGGCCAAGCACAGCATCGAAGCTCTGCGCGCAGACGGTGAGCTCACCGTCATCGCGATCACCGGATCCGTCGGCAAGACCACGGTGAAGGACCTCGCCGCCGACCTCCTGTCAGGCGAGGCTGAGACCGTGTGGCCGCCGAACTCCTACAACAACGAGGTCGGCGTCCCGCTGACGGCCCTGCGGGCGGTCGAGTCCACCCGCTTCCTCGTTCTCGAGATGGGGGCGCGGTCGATCGGCAACCTCGCCTACCTGACCAGCCTCATCCGACCCGATATCGCCGTCGAGCTCGCCGTGGGCACCGCCCACACCGGAGTCTTCGGTTCGATCGAGAACACCGCTCGGGCCAAGGCCGAACTCGTCGAGTCTCTGATCGCCGGGTCCACCGCCGTGCTCAACGCCGACGACACCCGCGTGTCCGCGATGCGCGAGGTCCTCGCCCCCGAGGTCAGCACACTGTGGTTTTCGCAGCGGGAGTCCCTGCCCGAATGGGTCGGAGTCGACGACCACGTCGTGCGCGGAACTTCTGTGTCCACGGATTCCTCCGGCCACCCGACGTTCACCCTCACCCTGCCCGGTGAGGAGCCCAAGGATGTGCGTCTGGCGCTCATCGGCGAACACCACGTCGGCAACGCCCTGGCGGCAGCCGCCATCGCCCACGCCTGCGCAGTCACGACGAAGTCGATCGTCACGACCCTGTCGACCTCCTCGGCGGCCAGCCGCTGGCGGATGGAGCTCATCGACTCGCCATCGGGCGTGACCGTGCTCAACGACGCCTACAATGCGAATCCCGAATCGATGCGGGCCTCCCTGAAGACCCTGGCCTCGATGGGGCGCGGCGACGAGGAGACCAGCCCGCGCCGGACCTTCGCCGTGCTCGGCGAGATGCTCGAACTCGGAGACGAGTCGGTGTCCGCGCACTCGGACATCGGCGAACTCGTCGTGCGCCTCAACATCACCCGCACCATCGTCGTGGGAGAGGGCGCCAAGCCGATCTTCAACGCCGCGAACCTCGAAGGCTCCTGGGGCAACGAGGCGGCCTGGGTCGCCACCGCGGCCGAGGCGAAGGATCTCCTGAACGCCGAACTCGCTCCCGGCGACATCGTCCTGTTCAAATCCTCCCGCGACGCCGGTCTGCGGTACCTGGGAGACGAAATCGCCGGAGTATCGGGGGCCCAATGATTGCCGTACTGCTCGCAGCCTGCCTGGCTCTCATCTTCGCCCTTGTCGGCACCCCGCTGTTCATCCGGGTGCTCGTCAAGAAGGGCTACGGCCAGTTCGTCCGTGACGACGGCCCCACCTCGCACGCGACGAAGCGGGGGACTCCGACCATGGGCGGAGTCGTCATCATCGGTGCCGCCGTGCTCGCCTACCTGCTCGGACACCTGTTCACCGGTTCCGTGCCCACGGCATCGGGTCTGCTCGTCCTGTGGCTGGCTGCGGGACTGGCGGTCGTCGGGTTCCTCGACGACTTCATCAAGATCAAGAAGCAGCGGTCGCTGGGCCTGCGGCCCGTACCGAAGCTCATCGGCCAGGCCTTCGTCGGAATCTCGTTCGCCGTCCTCGCTCTGCAGTTCCCGAACTCCTTCGGCGAGACCCCGGCGTCGACGAAGATCTCGTTCATCCGCGACACGAACCTCGACCTCGCGTTCGGTTCGGCGATCCTCGGACTCATCCTGTTCGTCATCTGGGCGAACCTCATCGTCACCGCGGTGTCGAACGCGGTGAACCTCACTGACGGTCTCGACGGTCTGGCCGCCGGCGCCTCGGTGGTCGTCTTCGCCGCCTATGTCGTCATCGGCACCTGGCAGTCGACGCAGAACTGCAACCTCATGTCCGAGGCCACGAACGCCTGCTACTACATGCGCGACCCCCGCGATCTCGCCATGGTCGCCGGCGCCATGGCCGCGGCCTGCTTCGGCTTCCTGTGGTTCAACACCTCGCCCGCGAAGATCTTCATGGGCGACACCGGTTCGCTGGCCATCGGCGGCGCCTTCGCCGGACTGGCGATCATGTCGCGCACCGAACTGCTGCTCATCGTCCTCGGCGGACTCTTCGTCATCATCACCCTGTCGGTGATCATCCAGGTCGCCTCCTTCAAGACCACCGGCAAACGCGTCTTCCGCATGGCGCCGCTGCAGCACCACTTCGAACTCAAGGGCTGGGCGGAAGTGACGATCGTGGTGAGGTTCTGGATCATCGCAGCCCTGTTCGTCATCGCCGGAATCTGCCTGTTCTACGCCGATTGGGTGGCCCGCATTGGCTGATGCACCCATCACCCCCAAGGAGATCCCGGCCGCACTGAACGGACCGAGCTCATCCCTGGCCGGACTGCGAATCCTCGTCACCGGCCTCGGCGTGACGGGAATCCCCGCAGCCGTCCACCTCGGCGAACGCGGAGCCGACGTCGTCGTCATCGACGGTGACGCCACCGCCGATGTCAGTGAGAAGGCGCAGATCCTCGAGGTCTTCGACGTCGACATCCGACGCGGACCCGAACACGTCGAAGGTCTGCCCGAAGGCGAACTCGACGTCGTCGTCACCTCACCCGGATGGCGCCCCGACCAGCCCGTGCTCGCGGCGGCCGCGAAGGCCGGAATCCCCATCATCGGCGAAGTCGAACTCGCGTGGCGAATCCGCGGCACCAACGACGCGAAATGGCTGGCCATCACCGGCACCAACGGCAAGACGACGACTACTACGATGCTCGAATCGATGCTGTTGGCCGCCGGACTCAAGGCCAAGGCCTGCGGCAACATCGGCACCCCGCTGCTCGAAGCGGTGCTCGAACCCGGACTCGAAGTCCTCGCAATCGAACTCTCGAGCTTCCAGCTGCACTGGCAGGAGTCGATGAGCGCCGACGCCGCGGCCGTGCTCAACATCGCACCCGACCACCTCGACTGGCACGGCAGCCCCGAAGCCTACGCGTACGACAAAGCGAAGATCTTCCACAATGCGAAGCTCGCCTGCGTGTTTAACTGCGCCGACGAAGTGACCCTGCACATGGTCGAAGACGCCGACGTCATCGAAGGGGCCAAAGCCATCGGCTTCACCTCCGGTGTGCCCCGCCCCGGTGAGCTCGGCGTCGTCGAGGACCTGCTGGTCGACCGGGCGTTCATCCCTCAGCGCTACTCATCGGCTGCCGAGCTCGCTTCCCTCGATGATGTGGCTGCCGCCACCGGCGTCGCGGGCTCGCGGCCGGCTCCGCACCAGATCGCCAATGCGTTGGCTGCCGCCTGTCTGGCGCGCGCCATCGACGTGCCCGGCCAGGCGATCTCCGCAGGACTGCGCAGCCACTCACTCGGTGCCCACCGCATGGTCACCGTCGCCGAAGCCGACGGGATCCGCTGGGTCGACGATTCGAAGGCGACGAATACCCACGCCGCGAATGCCTCGCTGGCCGCCTTCGACTCGATCATCTGGATCGCCGGGGGACTGCCCAAGGGTGCGGACTTCACCTCGCTGTTCGCCGACCATCGCGACCGTCTGAAAGCACTCGTGCTCATCGGCTCCGACGACTCGTCCTTCCGCGAGGCCATCGCTGCGACCATGCCCGACCTCGAAGTCGTGAGGATCGAACCGGCCCTGGCCGTGGACTCCGGTGTTCCGAAGCGCCGGGGTGAAGCCGTCGCCGCGGCCGCCGTCGCCGCCGCCGCTGGCCTGGCCGAATCCGGAGACACGGTTCTCCTGGCACCTGCGGCCGCGAGCATGGACCAGTTCCTCAACTACAACACTCGCGGCGAACTGTTCGCCGAGGCCGTCAACTCGCACCTGGAGCGCTGAGATGGGACGGCAGACCACCGCGAAGGCGGATGAACGTCGCCGCCGCAAGCTAGCGAAGACGACTGTTTCCGCATCCGCTCCGACACGGACGAGAGACGCCGGAACGACGGCTGCGACGAAGCGCTCCGGCGTGAAGCCCGCACCGAAAGCTCCCGCAGCGAAATCCCGCACCACGGGGTCTGCCTCGAAATCCGCTTCGGTGAAGAAGGTCGCCGCCAACTCCACAGGCGTGAAGAAGCCGGTGAGGAAGCCCGCGAAGGCCGCCGGGAAGAGTCCTGAGAAGACCGCCTCGGTGATCAGGAAGGCATGGAAACATCTCCGCAGTGACATCGCCGGCCTCTCCGCTCATCCGCTGACGACCTACTTCCTCATCCTCGTCTGCGTCGTGCTGCTCACGGGGCTGGGCCTGGTCATGGTGCTCTCAGCCTCATCGATCACCTCATACGACGGGGGAGCAGGCTCCTCCTTCGCCTACTTCAACAAGCAGGCGATGTACGCCGGAGTCGGCCTCGTCCTCATGTTCGCGGCGAGCAGGATGCCCCTGCAGTTCTGGAAGCGGATCGCGTGGTTCGCGATCCTCGGCGGGCTGTTCATGCAGGCTCTGGTCTTCGCACCAGGGCTCGGCAAAGAGACGAAGGGCAATGCGAACTGGATCGGCTTCGGCGGATTCCAGATCCAGCCCTCGGAGTTCCTCAAAGTCGCCCTCGCCCTGTGGCTCGGCTTCATGCTGGCCCAGAAGGCCGGGAAGATGACGACCTTCGGCCACGCCATGATCCCCATCGTCCCGGGAATACTCGCCGCCGCCGGACTCGTCGTCGCAGGCAACGACCTCGGCACCGGACTCGTCATCATGGCCGTAGCCGTCGTCTGCCTGTTCGTCGGCGGATTCCCGATGAAGTACTTCCTGCTGCTCGGCAGCGTGCTGGCCGCGGCCGTCGTCTTCTTCGTCCTCAGCTCCCAGAACCGCCTCGACCGCATCCAGGCGATGCTCACCGGGCATGCCGATCAGACCTCGGCGGACACGATGGGCCAAGCCTGGCAGTCCAACCACGGACTGTTCTCCTTAGCATCGGGCGGATGGCTGGGAGTCGGACTCGGCGCCAGCCGTGAGAAATGGTCGTGGCTGCCCGAAGCCCACAACGACTTCATCTTCGCGATCATCGGAGAGGAGCTGGGCCTCGTCGGCTCCCTTGTCGTCATCCTCATCTTCGCCGTCCTCGGATACGGAATGGTCCGAGTCGTGATGCGTTCGAACAGCCTCATGGTCCAGGTCGCCACCGCCGGCTTCTTCGCCCTCATCGTCGGCCAGGCCGGAATCAACATCGGCGTCGTCACCGGGCTGCTGCCGGTCATCGGTCTGCCGCTTCCGTTCGTGTCCTACGGCGGCTCTTCGATCATCGCCTCACTCCTCGCAGTCGGAGTGGTGCTGTCCTTCGCCCGCACAGAGCCGGGCGCCGAGGCGGCCATCGCCGCCAACAAGGATCGCCTGCGATCCTCCCTCGCCGTGCTTGCCCGCAAGAAAAGGAAATGAGATGACGAGCATCCTCCTCGCCGGTGGAGGCACCACCGGCCATATCTCGCCGATGCTGGCGATCGGCCGCGAGCTGCGCCGGCAGCATCCCGACTGGGATGTCGTGGCTCTGGGCACCCCCGACGGGCTCGAAGCCGATATCGTCCCCCGCGCAGACTTCGAACTGCTCACCATCGACAAGGTGCCGATGCCGCGGTCGATCAGTCCCGCCCTGCTGAAATTCCCCGGACGATTCCGCGGCAACGTCTCCGCCGTCAAACAGATCATCTCCTCCCGCAGCATCGACGCCGTGGTCGGCGTCGGCGGCTATGTGTGCCCACCGGCGTTCCTCGCCGCCAAACAGACGAAGATCCCGCTCATCGTCCACGAAGCCAACGCGAAACCGGGAATGGCCAACCGCCTCGGCGCCCGACTGACCTCAGCCGGACGCGTCGGCATCACTTTCCCGGACACCGAACTGCGCAATTCGACTCTCGTCGGCATGCCCATGCCCACGGAGATCACGGACCTCGACCGCAGCGACGAAGGACAGCGCGCGGGATTCCGTGCCGACCTCGGGCTGCGCGATGACCGTCCGGTCCTCATCGTGACCGGCGGATCCTCCGGCGCACAGAAGATCAACGAAGCCTTTCTCGCCACCGCGACCGCCTGCCAGGAAGCCGGAATCCAGGTCCTCCACATCACCGGAGCCGGAAAGGGCGACGCACTGCGCGAGGTCGCCGCCGAACTCAGCGACTACCACGTCGTGGACTATGTCGACGGAATGCATCGGGCCTACGCTGTCGCCGATCTCCTCGTCGCCCGATCCGGAGCCGCCACGGTCTCCGAAGCCACGGTCGCCGGAGTCCCGGCCCTCTACGTGCCCCTGGCCATCGGCAACGGCGAACAGCGCCTCAACGCCTCCGGCAGCGTCTCGGTCGGTGCCTCACTCATGGTCGACAACGCAGAATTCTCCCCGTCGACCGTCGTCGACACCATCCTGCCGCTGCTCGCCGACGAGCCCCGACTCGCGGAGATGAGCCGGGCGGCCCTGCAGCTGAACTACCCCACCGATGCCGCGGCCCGCATGGCCGCCATCGTCAACCACGCGCTGGAAGGCTGAACATGACCTCTGCGAACACAAGCCCCGAGAACATCGTTCCCGTCGGCGGCCTCGGAGCCGTCCACTTCATCGGCATCGGCGGATCGGGTATGTCCGGAATCGCCCGGATCATGGTCATGAACGGAGTCGAAGTCACCGGATCGGACGCGAAGGAATCCAACGTCGTCGACGTCCTGCGCACACTGGGCGCCAAAGTCACGATCGGACATTCGGCGGACAACCTCGGCGAGGCCGACACCCTCGTCATCTCCTCAGCCATCCGCAAGGACAACCCCGAACTCGTCGAAGCACAGCGACGGGGGCTGCGCATCCTCCACCGCTCCGGAGCACTCGCTTCGCTCATGGTCGACCGCCGGGCCGTGGCCGTGGCCGGCACCCATGGGAAGACTACGACCACCTCGATGACCACCGTGGCGCTCCAGGCCTGCGGAGTCGACCCGTCCTTCGTCATCGGGGGAGTGCTGTCGACGACGGGCACGAACGCCCACCTGGGCACCGGCGACGTCTTCGTCGCCGAAGCGGACGAATCCGACGGCTCGTTCCTCCTCTACGAACCGGCCATCGGCATCCTCACGAACGTCGAAGCCGACCACCTCGACCACTACGGAACCCCGGAGAAGGTGCGAGAAGCCTTCATCGAATTCTGCGACGGCATCCAGACCCGCGGCGGAACGATCATCGCCTGCGCCGACGACCCGGGATCCCTCGACGTCGCCCTGCACTCCCGCAGCCAGGGGGCCGACGTCGTCCTCTACGGCACCTCCGAGGACGCCGATATCGTGCTGCGTGACCTCGACTCCGGAATCGGCTCGACCTTCATCCTCGACCTGCCCGGCCGTGACGAAGCGCTGCCGGTCGAACTGCGGCAGCCGGGAATGCACAACGCGCTCAACGCCACCGCCGCGATCGCCGTGGCGCACAGCCTGGGTGCCGATGTCGAACGCGCCGCCACCGGACTCGCCGGCTACGGAGGCACCCGACGCCGCTTCGAAGAACGCGGAATCGCCGCCGGAGTGCGCGTCATCGACGACTACGCCCACCACCCCACCGAGGTGCGCGCCGTGCTCAGCGCCGCCCGTGGAGTCGTCACCGATGGCGGACGGGTGTGGGCGATCTTCCAGCCGCACCTGTACTCGCGGACGATGGAATTCCGCGAGGAGTTCGGACAGGCCCTCGGCCTTGCCGATGAGGTCGTCGTCCTCGACGTCTTCCCTGCACGCGAAGATCCCGTACCGGGAGTCACCGGCGCGCTCATCTCGGACCGGGTCCCGCACGAGAACGTGACCTTCCTCGAGTCCTTCGCCGAGGCGGTCCCCTTCGTCGCAGCCCGTGTGCAGCCCGGTGATCTCGTACTCACCGTCGGAGCCGGTGACGTGACGATCCTCGGACCCGAGCTGTTGAGCGCACTGGAGAGCTGAGGCCCATGGTGCCGCTTCCCCCGGCTCGGGCCGGTGACAACTCCACCGCGGACCTCACCGGAGTCATCCGAGCCCGGCGTCTGAAGACCTGGCG
Above is a window of Brevibacterium siliguriense DNA encoding:
- the mraY gene encoding phospho-N-acetylmuramoyl-pentapeptide-transferase; protein product: MIAVLLAACLALIFALVGTPLFIRVLVKKGYGQFVRDDGPTSHATKRGTPTMGGVVIIGAAVLAYLLGHLFTGSVPTASGLLVLWLAAGLAVVGFLDDFIKIKKQRSLGLRPVPKLIGQAFVGISFAVLALQFPNSFGETPASTKISFIRDTNLDLAFGSAILGLILFVIWANLIVTAVSNAVNLTDGLDGLAAGASVVVFAAYVVIGTWQSTQNCNLMSEATNACYYMRDPRDLAMVAGAMAAACFGFLWFNTSPAKIFMGDTGSLAIGGAFAGLAIMSRTELLLIVLGGLFVIITLSVIIQVASFKTTGKRVFRMAPLQHHFELKGWAEVTIVVRFWIIAALFVIAGICLFYADWVARIG
- a CDS encoding UDP-N-acetylmuramoyl-tripeptide--D-alanyl-D-alanine ligase, with amino-acid sequence MKRLTAAEIATALSGELYGIDPETPLTAGVVTDSREVGPGDIYVARRGESFDGIEFAAAAVEAGAALIIGESVPTIDDEPLPVVVVADATEALGQLAKHSIEALRADGELTVIAITGSVGKTTVKDLAADLLSGEAETVWPPNSYNNEVGVPLTALRAVESTRFLVLEMGARSIGNLAYLTSLIRPDIAVELAVGTAHTGVFGSIENTARAKAELVESLIAGSTAVLNADDTRVSAMREVLAPEVSTLWFSQRESLPEWVGVDDHVVRGTSVSTDSSGHPTFTLTLPGEEPKDVRLALIGEHHVGNALAAAAIAHACAVTTKSIVTTLSTSSAASRWRMELIDSPSGVTVLNDAYNANPESMRASLKTLASMGRGDEETSPRRTFAVLGEMLELGDESVSAHSDIGELVVRLNITRTIVVGEGAKPIFNAANLEGSWGNEAAWVATAAEAKDLLNAELAPGDIVLFKSSRDAGLRYLGDEIAGVSGAQ
- the ftsW gene encoding putative lipid II flippase FtsW — its product is MGRQTTAKADERRRRKLAKTTVSASAPTRTRDAGTTAATKRSGVKPAPKAPAAKSRTTGSASKSASVKKVAANSTGVKKPVRKPAKAAGKSPEKTASVIRKAWKHLRSDIAGLSAHPLTTYFLILVCVVLLTGLGLVMVLSASSITSYDGGAGSSFAYFNKQAMYAGVGLVLMFAASRMPLQFWKRIAWFAILGGLFMQALVFAPGLGKETKGNANWIGFGGFQIQPSEFLKVALALWLGFMLAQKAGKMTTFGHAMIPIVPGILAAAGLVVAGNDLGTGLVIMAVAVVCLFVGGFPMKYFLLLGSVLAAAVVFFVLSSQNRLDRIQAMLTGHADQTSADTMGQAWQSNHGLFSLASGGWLGVGLGASREKWSWLPEAHNDFIFAIIGEELGLVGSLVVILIFAVLGYGMVRVVMRSNSLMVQVATAGFFALIVGQAGINIGVVTGLLPVIGLPLPFVSYGGSSIIASLLAVGVVLSFARTEPGAEAAIAANKDRLRSSLAVLARKKRK
- a CDS encoding peptidoglycan D,D-transpeptidase FtsI family protein — encoded protein: MGSAKTRLKRKRKGDGPNLRWRMGIIAAVSVLALLITSGRLVSIQGMDSMKLAEKALSNRLVTQTLPADRGQILASDGTVLADSVSRYQLVVDQQNVAQYEVDGKLVGAWGAAEALSKPLNTDPGLLYPKLVGEKRWNPVAKGLTSETWREVKKLDVLGVSAEEYSVRSYPAGGVAGNLVGFLSSDGTAQAGLEKAYDEQLSGTDGQQQYERGARGEIIPLGDNNMKDAVDGQGLQTTIDPAMQYYAQQAIEEQRRKHKAESASIVIKEVKTGRIITAADAPTVDPNSPGKVDGPDRGSRIFTDMFEPGSTAKMVTAAALLDKGLVTPEQEFTVPDKWKAPNGEEFRDSHEHPDEKLTFAGILAESSNTGTVLAGKELTEAQRYEYMKKFGFGSKSGIGFPAETSGILHPYEEWDGRTKYTVMFGQGVAANAVQTTDVISTIANGGVHVPSRLVDGMVSPKGRAVSTPAGEKQRVVSEKAADETLRMLEGVVAEGTGKSAQVSGYRVAGKTGTAQAPAAEGGGYDGYTASFVGVLPAEDPELAISVTLQRPRNGYYGGQAAAPVFSDVAGFAMRHLKIPPSTQKPDLPAREWK
- the murD gene encoding UDP-N-acetylmuramoyl-L-alanine--D-glutamate ligase, with amino-acid sequence MADAPITPKEIPAALNGPSSSLAGLRILVTGLGVTGIPAAVHLGERGADVVVIDGDATADVSEKAQILEVFDVDIRRGPEHVEGLPEGELDVVVTSPGWRPDQPVLAAAAKAGIPIIGEVELAWRIRGTNDAKWLAITGTNGKTTTTTMLESMLLAAGLKAKACGNIGTPLLEAVLEPGLEVLAIELSSFQLHWQESMSADAAAVLNIAPDHLDWHGSPEAYAYDKAKIFHNAKLACVFNCADEVTLHMVEDADVIEGAKAIGFTSGVPRPGELGVVEDLLVDRAFIPQRYSSAAELASLDDVAAATGVAGSRPAPHQIANALAAACLARAIDVPGQAISAGLRSHSLGAHRMVTVAEADGIRWVDDSKATNTHAANASLAAFDSIIWIAGGLPKGADFTSLFADHRDRLKALVLIGSDDSSFREAIAATMPDLEVVRIEPALAVDSGVPKRRGEAVAAAAVAAAAGLAESGDTVLLAPAAASMDQFLNYNTRGELFAEAVNSHLER
- a CDS encoding UDP-N-acetylmuramoyl-L-alanyl-D-glutamate--2,6-diaminopimelate ligase, whose translation is MRFSQLLPIAPGTLHGDPETEVTGVSHDSRAVSPGQLYAALPGANVHGAKFAPDLIRAGVNAVLTDDAGWQLITETLSADESDRQLLSGVTALIVEAPRAVLGFVSAAVYGTASVPELIGVTGTNGKTTTTYLADGMLAALGHRTAVIGTVAILIAGDTVPSVRTTPEAPELHALFAKMRAAEVDTCSMEVSSHALSQHRVDGAHFAVAGFTNLSQDHLDFHNTMEEYFEAKALLFTRTFADRAVIVIEDEWGERMTEAAQVPARTLGRDDRSQWRIEHTPGEAEFVLHLDDGQSIRLRSPLPGDFNVTNTALAASMLIESGIPATEIDAIGRSFVATVPGRMEIIDVSGPRALEESHPEILPRAIVDYSHTPDAIAKALATLHADSDELIVVFGAGGDRDRGKRFGMGQAAAREADVIVLTDDNPRTEDPDTIRAAIRQGIDAEVDAGRARVKKIIEVPDRGAAIDEAIAEADPRATVLIAGKGHETGQTVGTTVTDFDDRARTRSALSMRLGGAQPGKVHR